From Novosphingobium decolorationis, one genomic window encodes:
- a CDS encoding helix-turn-helix transcriptional regulator, whose protein sequence is MKRPESFVGGPVVRELNEGGGEEAIGPSLEALESSARASRDPQKNSGPDITRLTCAEIQVLAMLADGHTAKSIAADQGLTVYAVNERLRSARRKTGISSSRELAREVDLQKNRHTEIEVRTPDNFSSSSPRQSRPRSIIMAISVLTAMSVGALALMYDQAETSNQPAEPTYVDPLLGSLVEKQADLPELHQSVRREGRDERWATASEETLRSSYSKIPDLFANGNTVRVICGATLCEVAAQLPKGLTDQEMNLLVEDLQSSLLYDNFAKKGLKPLKVGFGQSFVAYFERKTG, encoded by the coding sequence ATGAAGCGACCAGAGTCATTCGTAGGCGGACCGGTGGTGCGAGAACTGAACGAAGGCGGGGGCGAAGAAGCGATCGGCCCCTCTCTTGAAGCTCTTGAATCGAGCGCGCGCGCTTCAAGAGATCCGCAGAAAAATAGTGGCCCTGATATCACCCGTTTAACGTGCGCGGAGATCCAAGTCTTAGCAATGCTTGCAGATGGCCACACGGCTAAAAGCATTGCTGCCGATCAAGGTCTGACGGTGTACGCCGTCAACGAGCGCCTTAGGTCCGCTCGACGCAAGACTGGGATTTCAAGCAGCCGCGAATTAGCCCGCGAGGTCGACCTACAAAAAAATCGTCACACGGAAATAGAGGTTCGCACTCCAGACAATTTTTCATCTTCTTCTCCACGGCAGTCCCGCCCGAGGAGCATTATTATGGCAATTTCCGTCCTAACAGCGATGTCCGTGGGTGCGCTGGCTTTGATGTATGACCAGGCAGAAACGTCGAATCAACCGGCTGAACCGACCTACGTCGACCCCTTGCTGGGTAGTTTAGTTGAGAAGCAGGCGGATCTCCCTGAGCTTCATCAGAGCGTACGGAGGGAAGGTCGTGATGAAAGGTGGGCGACGGCTTCTGAAGAAACGCTGCGCTCCAGCTATTCCAAAATCCCTGACCTTTTCGCGAATGGAAACACGGTCCGAGTTATTTGCGGCGCGACGTTATGCGAGGTCGCTGCTCAACTGCCGAAAGGCCTCACCGACCAGGAAATGAACCTTCTTGTCGAAGATCTCCAGTCTAGTTTGCTATATGATAACTTTGCCAAAAAAGGGCTGAAACCTCTAAAAGTAGGGTTTGGTCAGTCTTTCGTAGCCTATTTTGAACGCAAGACTGGTTGA